TCACCTAACAGTATATTTTGAGGCTTTACATCACAGTGGAGTACCCATTCCAGACACTCCTCATGTAGATATGACAAACCCTTTGCAGTGCCTAATGCAATATTGTATCGCTGCTCCAATCCTAATTCAACATCAGAAAACAAGAGTTTATCCAAGGATCCATTCTCCAGATACTCATATACCAACAGCTTATGTTCATTCTCAGCACAGAAACCCCAAAGCTTAACCAAGTTCCTGTGGTTGATATTCCCTATCACACTAACCTCTGCCCAAAACTCTGCATCTCCTTGTACAATGCCTTCTAGTCTCTTCACAGCTACAACTCTGTCACCATCCAGAACCCCTTTATAGACTGTGCCGAACCCCCCTTTTCCTATCTCCTGTTTGAAGTCATTGGTTGCTTTCTTTAGTTCTGCATAGGTGAAACTTTTGAATCCCACAGCATTTATGGCTAATGCCATGTACCCCATGTTCATCATTTCGTCACGAGCTTGCTTTCGGAACACAAACCACCATGTCAAACTGATGCCGATTGCTTCAATTAGCCCAAAGGAACTCAAAAATCCAATGAGGTATTTCATGTACTGGTGTCCATTGCCCTTTTCTGTTTCGAGATCAGTACTTACAACAAACTGTGCCGCTGAACAGTTCAAATCATGTGTTTCTAGTCTGGTTTGGACTGCACCAGGGTTCAGAAAACCTTTTGGAATCTTCACATGGATGATGCTCTTAACATTCGAAAACGATATCCATTAAGCAGAAGACTCTTGGGGTAACATTCTCCGATCCCATCCAGTGCATATCCGAATCCCAAGCAACTTGAATGCATTAGACATGAATTCCTGCATGCTTCAAAAGAGATTCCACGAGTATAGGTTGCCATGTCATATCCATAGTAATCTGTGTAAGGAAGCTCCAGGAAATCCAGCTTGCTTGTATCTTGAGTGAGTTGAGTCAAATTGAAGGGAGGTGAGCAGCCTTTGGACCAGTCTGAGGGATCGTTTAGGGAAAACCCCGAAGGGCAGGTACAAGTAGGTTGTGGTTTGTATGTGCAAATACCATATTCACCGCACAAGCCCTGAACCCGGCATGCATCAACACTATCAGGCAACCATGAGAGTTTCCACAACCCTGTCGATTCATGAAGACTGTACAGTCTTAAGATGCCATCATAATCCACCGTTAGACGCCGCTTTGGACCAACCCCGTAGTCAGATGCATTGAACTGCATATTGTCACTAGATATAAATTGTCCAGCCACATCTAAAATTGCCACCCTTGAGCTGTTGTAAGGATTTCTACCACTTTCAAAAACACTTGGAATAATCCGGGGCCAATAAACACTAGAAAGTTGAGGGCCATTGTAGATGAGAAACAAGACATTGTTATCGTCGAATTTGAAGTTATAGAACCCAGATAAGTATGTACCTTGGCTTCTCATGGACACCAAGGTTGTGTTCTTGGTGAGTGGCTGTGTTGGTAGAAGTGTATCTGTGGGAGAATCAAAACTCTGCCAGATTACCCTCTTTGCTTGATTCCTCAGCACCAAATTTCCTGTGTCAAGAAGCACAACTTCCGTGTCTTCGTTAGAGATTGTGTTGGTCGACCACACGAGTGTACCAAGTGCATctgtcaaaagtcaaaaccagGTTGCCACTTCCATGGAGGGTTAGCTTTGAGCCTCTTTTGCTCACAGGCTTGTCTCTGTTAGCCATCCAGACAATTGTTTTATTGGCACTATTGGTGAACCATATTGAATAACAGGAGGCATTGGCACCAACTTTGTAAAATCCACTAGAAAAAGTTCCATCTGGTGAAACCAAGACGTTGGTCTCCTCCTCAACTTTCAAGGAGTTCCCTTTCCTTAAGCTTGGCATCCCTTGTAACCGTTCTTGACTCTGAGCAAATGTTGCTGCAAATAGCAACAGGAGGAGAAACTTGGGAACTTCCATTGTGGATATTTGGAAAATGCTTTTAACTTTGGAGATGGAAGACGGACAATGTAGGCTTATAAGGTGGCCTTCTAGCCGTGTGAATGAGAATAATCAGAATACAGACTATTCTATTTGACCGTTTACGCAGACGTGATGCAAGAATTGAGTTTCACCAGATCACATGCgttctttttttggttttatcCATACATTATTTTAATTAGTTGGAAACAACACTGTTCGTTCCATGAATTATAACAAATTTATGAGATTCAATGACTGAGTCAAGTAAATATAAAAAATGGGAGTCTATTCCTTCATTAATTTAATGGCTTTGAGGACCTGGGTTTTCATTCTCAACCCGGTTACACTTGCAATGGGGTGGAACTTTCATAACTTCGAGTCGTAAACATCTAGAAATTCCATTTAgtaacatacatatatatatatatatatatatatatgtatgtgtgtgttttatttttatttttatttttttacaaaaaaataaCTGATTACAAAATTGCAAATACTACAGGAAGCAGTTCAAGGAAAATTTTACAGATGCACCAACATCTTTGCAGTAGAACATCTTCACATTCTAGCAATTCTTTTACTACTGAATCCATTGTTGGTCATTTTAGCTTAGCTCTTCATAAGTAACTAGGTTATTTAGAAAAAATCAAGTATAgaagttgaaattgaaaatagaaTACACAgaaacataaaataacttacTGATTTATTGGAATGAATCTTTTTCATCTTCAGCTGAAATGCTGGAACTGTAACATACTGTTGAGTTTTCTCGGAAGCTAAATAAATGTAAAAACTACACACCAACTTTATCACACAGTTAACTTGTAGTATTTATTCCCTGATCTTCAGTTCCTTTATTATCTGCCCTTTACTCAAGTAGAAGCTCCACCACCTTACTCATGGCAGGTCTTGCACTTCGATCTTCTTGTACACACAAAAGAGCAACCTTCATCAATCTTTCAAGCTTCTTTTTGTTGAAATCATGATGAAGTCGCAGATCTATCACTTCCTTAATCCCTTCGACTCTGATCTTTTCAGTCACACATTGTACCAGTTGGTTGTGTTCAATGTACTCTCGTGCAAAAGCTGAAAGCAGAATAGAAGCACTCTTTCCAGTCAGTAGCTCCAACAGAACAATCCCATAGCTGTAGACATCTGCCTtaatttgcatcaattttcaGATTCACCATCCACTCTGGAGCCATATAACCTCTGGTACCTCGAACTCTAGAAAATCCATTGCCTTCATCATTAATGTCTTTGAACAACTTGGACATACCAAAATCTGCCACCTTAGGTTCAAGATGGTCGTCTAACAGTATATTTTGAGGCTTTACATCACAGTGGAGTACCCATTCAAGGCACTCCTCATGTAGATATGACAAACCCTTTGCGGTGCCTAATGCAATCTTGTACCGCTTTTCCAATCCAAGTTCAACTTCTGAGAACAAGAGTTTATCCAAGGATCCATTCTCCAGGTACTCATACACCAATAGCTTATGATTATTATCCGCACAGAAACCATATAGTTTAACCAAGTTCATATGATTGATATTCCCTATTACACTCACCTCTGCCCAAAATTCGGCATCTCCTTGCAGAATGCCTTCTAATCTCTTCACAGCTACAAATCTTTCACCATCCAGAACCCCTTTATAGACTGTTCCGAACCTTCCTTTTCCTATCTCCTGTTTGAAGTCATTGGTTGCTTTCTTTAGTTCTGCATAGGTGAAATGTTTAAATCCTACAGCATTTATGGCTAATGTCATGTAACCCATGCTCACCAGTTCCTCATGAGCTTGTTTTCGGAACACATACCACCATGCCAAACCAATGCAGATTGCTTCAattattgcaaaggaactcacaACTCCGATAAGGTATTTCATATACTGATTTCCATTGCCCTTTTCTGTTTCAAGATCACAACTTACAAAAAACTGTGCTGCGGAACAACTCAAATCATGTGCTTCTAGTTTGCTTTGGACTGCACCAGGGGTCAGAAAATCTTTTCGAATCTTAACATACAAGATGCTCTTAACATTTGACATACGGTATCCATTAAGCAGAAGACTCTTAGGGTAACATTGTCCAATCCGACCAGCGCATATCCGAATCCCAAGCATCTCGAATCCACTAGGCAAGAATTCCTGCATGCTTCAAAAGAAATTCCAAGTTGATAGGTTTCCAAGTCatatgaaaatacaaggacagaatatgagTTTCTGGAGAATGGGGATTGCAGTATGTGGATCAATCCCAACTGGACAGAAATCAGAAATAATAGAACAAACTCCAGAATTTTGTttacgcagtgaaaatctcaagatatgagattaaaaacactgcggggctcttactcttgagaacccaaaataaagatcatcatattgaaaatgatatgttcttttacaaactttgaatagctctagctcggctataagattcacacaaaatctaatacaaagtttgtcttccttctagaactccttcacttgaacgatcttcaaatcttgttcttctttcttcacagtctccctactgatctTGAGAGAGTATTATTCATacgaaactatgatcacaaacacttatacatggacaaagtgttttgactctctgtgaagacacaaactcaaacaaacatgcaagactctatcaaaATTCTTGCCTCTATGGATGTGTATACAGACCGTGTATCTTTTCTCCTCATATAATGGACCTGCGGCAACTACTCAAAGATCATgcaaagattctaccctaattccccattaatttggaaagaaacttcccatatatgaactccaacaaatcttaagggaaatcaattaggaaaagacaagtcctaaaaaccctaaggcatcaacaccacgattttaacactcagaaaaatattttaaagacataaatacataaaacctaaaacctactttccaaaatcggactccacataaaactgacagctgactcggggattgcaacacacgttgcaatcccatgcatatgcagatgcatttacctgtgaCTCTCTGAGATCAGTAACGGGCTTTGTCATAaattttgtatgggaatgccaatacaaTATGTACAAGTATTG
Above is a genomic segment from Rosa chinensis cultivar Old Blush chromosome 3, RchiOBHm-V2, whole genome shotgun sequence containing:
- the LOC112193693 gene encoding putative receptor protein kinase ZmPK1, whose protein sequence is MKYLIGFLSSFGLIEAIGISLTWWFVFRKQARDEMMNMGYMALAINAVGFKSFTYAELKKATNDFKQEIGKGGFGTVYKGVLDGDRVVAVKRLEGIVQGDAEFWAEDWSSDTILH